Part of the Oncorhynchus nerka isolate Pitt River linkage group LG14, Oner_Uvic_2.0, whole genome shotgun sequence genome is shown below.
aaagtttgtaatttccacttaaaaatgtcagacttgatttgccttaATGAGAAATGTAATCAACCACAGGAGTTTGGTTGaaacttaattggggaggacaggctcgtggtaatggcttgAGCGGAAtctgtggaatggtatcaaatagatcaaacacatggtttccatgtgtttgatgccattccatttgcttcgttccagacattattattagccgtcctcccctcagcagcctcctgtggtatcaacccctacaaaataaATGTCCATagattataatccacataacaattcacatttcctgttgctccaggattattttcctgttgtgtgaaactggctcaaattaagatacaGCATCTGTATATGTTTTCCATTTGGACGGTCAGTCCTTGACAATGGATGTACTGGAGTAGACGTTTTactagtgttacagtagtctagtggacCAGAATGGGTCATGCATATGATATGCAGTCAaatacacatgcacatacacagagTCACACGCACACAGAGTTACAAGTTcacacacaaattaactttaaggcacacctgttaattgaaatgcattacgGGTGActacctcaaaactatgaaataacacatatggaatcatgtaataaccaaaaaaacaaatcaaaatatattttacatttgagataattcaaagtagccacccattgccttgatgacagctttgcacactctagggattctctcaaccagcttcaccttgattgcttttcaaacagtcttgaaggagttcccacatatgctgaggacttgttggctgcttttccttcactctacggtccaactcatcccaaaccatctcaattgggttgaggtcaggtgattgtggaggtcatctgatgcagcactccatcactctccttggtcaaatagcccgtatacagcctggaggtgtgttttgggtcattgtactgttgaaaaataaatgatagtcccactacgtgtaaaccagatgggatggcatatcgctgcagtatgctgtggtaaccatgctggttaagtgtgccttgaattctaaataaatcagactgtcaccagcaaagcacccccagcacacctcctcctccatgcttcacggtgggaaccacacatggggAGAGCATCCGTTCATCTACACTGTGTCTcgcaaagacatggcagttggaaccggaaatctcaaatttggactcaccagaccaaggacagatttccaccggcctaatgtccattgctcgtgtttcttggtccgagaaagtatcttcttattattggtgtcctttaatagtggtttctttacagccaatttgaccatgaaggcctgattcacgcagtctcctctgaacagttgatgtctgatacttgaactctgtgaagcatttagttgggctgcaatctgaggtgcatttAACTccaattaacttatcctctgcagcagtggtaactctgggtcttcctttcatgtgACAGTCCTCATGAGGGCCAgttatcatagcgcttgatggttattgcgactacacttgaagaaactttcaaagttcttgaagttttcacgattgactgaccttcatgtcttaaagtaatgttgGACTGTCGATTCTCTTTActaatttgagctgttcttgccataatatggaattggtcttttaccaaatagggctatcttccttataacacccataccttgtcacaacacaactgattgtatcattaagaaggaaattctacaaattaatacaaggcacacctgttaattgaaatgcatttcaggtgactacctcatgaagctggttgagagaatgccaagtgtgtgcaaagctgtcattaaacgcaaagggtggctactttgaagaatctcaaatgtcaaatatattttgatttgtttaacacatttttcgGCTCCCGGGTGCGCAGCCgtctaaggcactgaatctcagtgcttgaggcgtcactacagacaccctggttcgaatccaggctgtatcacaaccggccatgattgggagtgccataggctggcgcacaattggcctagcgtcgtccaggtttggtgTAGGCcgttgtaaataacaatttgttctgaactgtcttgccaagttaaataataaatacaaataaattactacatgattccatgtgtgtgtgtcaaaaaACAAACAACACTTCCCAATGATAGGGaagaactaaatagtgtgtgataatgacatacaggtgtgtgaacaggtgatcagaattcaggtgcttgggatctggagagtgagctgtgttcaggagatctaggtgtttgagagtgtgagctggaaagtgggctggaaagtgagctgcgtgcaggcgatctacgtgtttgagagtgtgagctggaaagtgagctgcgttcaggagatctacgtgtttgagagtgtgggctggaaagtgagctgcgtgcaggcgatctaggtgtttgagagtgtgggctggaaagtgagctgcgtgcaggcgatctacgtgtttgagagtgtgggctggaaagtgagctgcgttcaggagatctacgtgtttgagagtgtgggctggaaagtgagctgcgttcaggagatctacgtgtttgagagtgtgggctggaaagtgagctgcgtgcaggggatctacgtgtttgagagtgtgggctggaaagtgagctgcgtgcaggcgatctacgtgtttgagagtgtgggctggtaAGTGAGCTGCGTGCAGgcgatctacgtgtttgagagtgtgggctggaagcagacgttacaacaTGTCACATATCCTGCCATTGTCTTGCAACAAAGACACAAACACCCTGTCATCACAGACTCTTCTCTTTTCAAACTAGCACACATACAGACACGTTGTCATTTCATGCAtgcacaccacacagacacacacatcctgGGGTTTTTTACCATATTTTTCCCAATTTGCGTCAATGTATATTGTCAGAAAGACATTTAGACAGATAAACGCACAGGTGCGAGCTCACACACAAcacgcagatacacacacatagacagaaaaGCCCATAGCCGCAGGAAGGTGTTTGGGGGTGCTGAATTACAGGCAATATTCTCACTGGACTAAAGGCCAGAGTTAACGCTTACAAGGAACGGGACACGGACATGGACGCATACAAGAAAGGCCGATATGACCTCTGACGAGACATCAAACATGCAAAAGAACAATATAGTAGGAATCCTATTACACCGGCTCCAACTCTCAttttatgtggcagggcttgttgACGATAATGGATTACAAAAGGAAATCCAGCAATGAGTTGCCCAGCGATGCAGAACTCACAAACGAgcaaaatgccttttatgctcgctttgagggaATATAACATGGTGCCTTGCATGAAAGCCCCTGTTTTTAGGATTACTGTGTGATCTTGCACTCCATGGCCCATGTGAGCACGGGGTTAACAATCACAAGGCCGCCTGCCAGACATAATACCAGGGCGCGTTCTCCaatcatgcgcagaccagctggcaagcGTCTTCACAGACATTTTTTATATCTCTTTATCCCAGTCTGTCATCCCAACATGTTTCGAGCTGACCACCATTGCCTAAATGACTGTAATTCTGAAGTGCTtttaaaggctggtcatgacacacatcaacaacataaTCCCAGTCTCCCTAGACCCGCTCCAATTtgtatactgccccaacagatccacagaaaaaacaatctcaattgcacttcacactgaCCTCTCCCACCTCGACAAAGGGGGAAAtaactacgtgagaatgctgttcctaGACTAcggctcagccttcaacaccatagtcccctccaaactcatcaccaAGTTAGGGACCCTGGAACTGAACctgtccctctgcaactggatcctggacttcctgacgtgccgGCACCAGgttgtgagggtaggcaacaacacctctgccacGATGACCTTCAACACAGGGCCCCCCCCAgggctgtgtgcttagtcccctcctgtactccctgttcacccacgactgtgtggccacgcacgacttgaacaccatcatcaagttttctgatgacacgacggtggtaggcctgatgacAGATGGCGAcgagtcagcctacagggaggaggtcagagacttaccagtgtggtgctaggacaacaacctctccctcaccttcagtaagaccaaggagctgatcatggactataggagaaagaggggagagtacgcccccatccacatcaacggcGCTATTatagagcgggtcgagagcttccaGTTCCTCGGCGTCCACATCACaaaggacttaacatggtccacagtcgtgaagagggcacggcagcGCCTTTTCCCCCCGGAGGCggtaaagatttggcatgggccctcgatcctcaaaaagttctacagctgcaccatcgagagctgcACCAtcggcggcagcgtagcctagtggttagagcgttggactagtaaccggaaggttgcgagttcaaaccccgagctgacaaggtacaaatctgtcgttctgcccctgaacaggcagttaacccactgttcccaggccgtcattgaaaataagaatgttcttaactgacttgcctggttaaataaaggttaaaataaaaaaataaaaaaatcttgactggctgcatcaccgcttggtatgtaAATGAAAGcaaagcgctacagagggtagtgtgaacagcccagtacatcactggggctgagctccctgccacccaggacctttatatcaggcggtgtcagaggaaggcccaaattGCCATAGACTgttcattgatctggtactggtacttcctgtatatagctccacattgatctggtactggtactccctgtatatagctccacattgatctggtactggtactccctgtatatagcttcacattgatctggtactggtactccctgtatatagctccacatggatctggtactggtactccttgtatatagctccacatggatctggtactggtactccctgtatatagctccacattgatctgatactgatactccctgtatatagctccacattgatctgatactcaatgtatatagctccacattgatctggtactggtattccctgtatatagctccacattgatctgatactgatactccctgtatatagctccacattgatctgatactccctgtatatagctccacattgatctgatactccctgtatatagctccacattgatctggtactggtactccctgtatatagctccacattgatctggtactggtactccctgtatatagctccacattgatctggtactggtactccctgtatatagctccacattgatctgatactccctgtatatagctccacattgatctggtactggtactccctgtatatagctccacattgatctggtactggtactccctgtatatagctccacattgatctggtactggtactccctgtatatagctccacattgatatggtactggtactccctgtatatagctccacattgatatggtactggtactccctgtatatagctccacattgatctggtactggtactccctgtatatagctccacattgatatggtactggtactccctgtatatagctccacattgatatggtactggtactccctgtatatagctccacattgatctgatactggaactccctgtatatagctccacattgatctgatactggaactccctgtatatagctccacattgatctgatactccctgtatatagctccacattgatctgatactccctgtatatagctccacattgatctggtactggtgctccctgtatatagctccacattgatctgatactggaactccctgtatatagctccacattgatctgatactggaactccctgtatatagctccacattgatctgatactggaactccctgtatatagctccacattgatctgatactggaactccctgtatatagctccacattgatctgatactccctgtatatagctccacattgatctggtactggtgctccctgtatatagctccacattgatctgatactggaactccctgtatatagctccacattgatatggtactggtactccctgtatatagctccacattgatatggtactggtactccctgtatatagctccacattgatatggtactggtactccctgtatatagctccacattgatatggtactggtactccctgtatatagctccacattgatatggtactggtactccctgtatatagctccacattgatatggtactggtactccctgtatatagctccacattgatctgatactggaactccctgtatatagctccacattgatatggtactggtactccctgtatatagctccacattgatatggtactggtactccctgtatatagctccacattgatatggtactggtactccctgtatatagctccacattgatatggtactggtactccctgtatatagctccacattgatatggtactggtactccctgtatatagctccacattgatatggtactggtactccctgtatatagctccacattgatatggtactggtactccctgtatatagctccattcttgtgtattttcttTTCTTCCTCTTGTGCTACTCTTGAGTTATTATTAATATCTTTAAACTCTGCATCATTGGGAAGGGCTCATAAACAAGTATTTCACGggaaagtctacaccagttgtattcagcacatgtgacaaatacaatttgatatgtAGTGATAGAACTTGCCATGACTGAGTGTGAGGAGTACATTGATTTATCATCTGACTATTGATTGGAACCTGTTATCATGCCATGCATCACTCACACACAGTATAAACCCCTAGACCCTGCATACAGgccacatactgtacatgcacaGGGCATATggacacacctctctgtctttctctttttcACAGAAGTATTCTCATCGGTGTTGTGGTTAAGCAGAACACTTTGGCCCCTggctagttagtgtgtgtgtgtgctgacagCACATTGGGGCATCCACTGATAAATGAATGTTATTTCCGGTGACATGTAAATATTTACAGATACAGAGCATGTCTTTGTGCTCCAGCATCAGCAGGGAAGGATGTGTGTTGGTGGTTGGGTGGTTGTGTGTAAAGAATCATTATTTGGTTTTCGTTGCTAAATTAACAAGCCATAGTGGAACATTTGTTCAGCATTCATTAACGTGACGTAATAACATCTCTATTAACCACTACCATTCATAAACAACTTCCATACCTCATGCAAGGTGATgtcatcaaacacacacatatacacacacacacacacacacatatatacacggCAGAACATGTCTGTTCTATATAAAACATCTGGATAAGGGCGCAGTCAGTGCCTGCTTTTGTTCCAAGTTATCAGTGTTCATGCAGGACTGaccatcaaacacacacatgaaATGCAAGGAAGAGGTGTAGTTGTCTATTGACCGTCTTTTCCCCTTCCAATCGCTTTGGTGATCTTTTCACAAATATATGGTGGATTTTCTAAACTCTTAGTAAAAAACTCCAAACTGGTAAGACTTGTAAAACAGCAACATCTTATATTCAAAACCATATATTTTGTATTCATTTAGTTTGTAGACTTTCACCACACAACCATTGATCCAAAATAGAATTGTATTGTGAAATACCATGAGAACCTCGATTTAATCACCAAAACACATCATGATATCTTCTCAATGTAGTTGTTTTAACTAACAGTTAATCTAATAGAAATAAATGCAAGATGCAAAATTGTCCTTTGAATGTAATAGGCTACAGTACTGTCAATGACAGTATATTTGTCACCAACATCGTCAGGGAaatgactggaccaaggtgcagagtggtaagcgtacattttcctttattaagaatgtcgccaacaaaacaagaaacgaacGTGCAGCTTcctagggctatacaggccactaacacagacaactacccacaactaaggtggtaaaacaggctgcctaagtatgattcccaatcagagacaacgatagacagctgcctctgattgggaaccacactcggccaaacacacagaaatataaaACATGAATGCCCACCctacatcacaccctgacctaaccaaatagagaaataaaatgctctctaaggtcagggcgtgacaatattaCACTGTTTTCACATTAGGCAATACACTGGCACTACCCATAAACATTTACTGAAAATGTCCTTGATTTCTATCCCATTTGCGATCAAATTGCTATAGCGTGATTTAAAATTAAAGGCACTGTTCCCGCGTTCGGGGAGACTgtattcacggtaaacgctgcaaaTTTCGCCTCAATCAGAAATTACCCATCAATTTCAATCGCGCTATAGCGCTGAACTTTCGCAATACGAATTGAATTGTGGCCTAGATTTCAATCGTGCTACAGTGCAAATCTTCAGCACTTGATATTGAATCAAGTCAATTGAAAAAGTGCTTAGAGTTGTGAAACTGCCTTTTTGAGGATCTGTTTTGAGTTGTGTACTAACCGTTGTGACATACGTGTGAAAATCTCAtcaaagtgattgtaaaaacTGTAATGTGATACAAATCATGGGGGTTGGCTGTTTTCTTGTGTGCATAGTTGCGCAAAGTATGGATGATGATAAATACATTTCTTTTAAATCGCTCCACACCCCCCTCCCCCTATGCCAACCCAAAACATCTGCCAGCGACCATGGTTGTGTGggttggtgtgcgtgtgtgtgcctttTTTCAATTTATGTCCATGTTTGTTTCCATTAGTTTATCTGCTGCTATACGCTTGACATAATTATATCTACACACAGAGTACTGTTTTTTGTCCCGGCATTCTTCCATGGTTCCTGATGCTGTCTGGTGACTTACTTGCTTCTatatttgaaatacattttagTTTACCTTCCAAATCTGTTCTGTcatccctctttcttccctcccttcTACAGAGTGCAGTAGCTCTGGAAAACAACCAGAAAaatagtgtggggggggggggggggagggaaaAAGAGCAAGACCATGGCTCAGATTAAGCTGCAGAATGTGGAGGACTACTATGAGATTGGAGAGGTGCTTGGCAGGTGAGTGAGAAAGTTTGGAGTAGAGAATGGAACAGCGCTAGACATGAATTGATGTtcatttgaattgatttgaattTCACTTAATTTACATATAATGCTAGGAATACACTGCTAAGTAAATAGTACTAGAAAGGTGCAATGCCCCTCAGTTATTCACTCTAATCAAACATTCAAACTAGCTTTAGGCCTATTAGCATCACAGGAGTAGTTCAGTGTAATATAGAGCACAATGCAAACGTTTCCTACGATATCatccctctctgcccccctctagtGGTCACTTTGGGCAAGTGCGTGCGGTGCTGGAGCGGGCGTCCAAGGTCAACTGGGCGGGGAAGTTCCTGAAGCTGCGTCGGAGCGCCAGTAGCCGCCTGGGCCTGGAGAGGAAGAgtgtggagagggaggtggagatacTGCAGAGCCTGCAGCACGCCAACGTCATGGCCCTCAGGGATGTGTTTGAGAGTCGCGCCGAGGTGGTGCTCATCGTGGAGCTGTGAGTCAAGtggggacagatggagggagggggagacctctgctggtctctgtctgtctgtctgtctgtctgtcttcccctcagCCCACAGCAGGTGGGATGGAAATAGTTGCGTGGAGCACCACTTTCACTCCCACCCTGTATAATGGGAACACAATGAGAAGCACTTGGTCCCGTCAGCCCATCtaatcctcctgtcattactaGCTAATAGTCCAGGCCAGACAGACAACTCAAAACTTGTTAATATAACTGAACAATAGCCCCCCCAaatacagacacactcacaacTACAACCAAACTGGTGCTGCACTCCAGGAAACAAGAGCACATGAATATAAGATCTTGAAGCAAACTTTTAGGCTGATTCACTTTCGAGTAATTTTAATAGGAATGAGATGCCATTTTCATAACTTGGTCTAGTTATTATAAGTcgacagatgtaggatcttaatttgagccagcttgctacagcagggaaataatcctgcagcaacaagaaatgtgaattattttgtggattataattaatggacatttgtgtaggggttgatacattattcctaagggaaaatcaagtctgaaatttcaaaatAGAAAATACAAACTTCGGAAgccttttaaacctcaaatataaTACAAGTTTTAAATGTCTCCtgcaacagagtgatcaaattaagatcctacatctgtatgtgatGAAGATATTCTCCTGACAAACTTACATCTACTTAATTCTATCTACTTTTTTTTACCACTTCCTTCTCACtgcccccccacctccctctctctgctctagtATCAGTGGTGGGGAGCTGTTTGATTTCATAGCAGAGAAGGAGAGCCTGTCTGAGGAGGAGGCCATAGAGTTCTTGAAGCAGATCCTCATGGGAGTGGGCTTTATGCACACTAAGAACATTGCCCACTTTGACCTCAAGGTAAGACACACAGGAATAGAAATAGAGATGATAGAAAGCATTGCTTCCCCGTACCATGAATTAGGTGGGACTGGCCTCCCGTTTCCTGACTCTGTTGCCCCTTGCCTAAACCCatttgggctgtttttcattccATCAGGATTTGGCATTGTGtgtgtaacattctctgttttccATTTAGCCAGAGAACATCATGCTGGCTGACAAGACGATGCCACACCCCCACATCAAGATCATTGACTTTGGACTGGCCCATCGCCTCAAACAGGGGGAGGAGTACAGGAGCCTATCTGGGACCCCACAGTACATCGGTAAGTGGAACATTCCACGTTTACTGTCTGTGTTTGGTGGAAATTGTGTCAATCAGTATGTGTCTCATGTTGTGTGAGCATTTTGTTAGTGTGTGATTATGGTGTGTATGTTtgatgtgtgtacagtgtgtcttCCTGTCTGTTTTAGTTTTTATTTAGCATGAGCCTCTAGAAAGGTGCTGAGGTTTCCATGGAGACAGTTTCCAAGGGGTAGTAGTGTGGTTGTGGACAGGATGTGACATCAGAGCGTGTGGTGGGGCTCtgggggtagtgagagagagacgtGTGACTAGGTGAGAAGTTTCAACAGGCCTGAAATACGTGATGCAACCTGAGTCGCCAACACAAAGAGTGTAACGGAATGATTACTTTAAGAGAGGGCAGGAGGGTTGCATGGGTATTATTGTTGGGCCATGAGTTCTACCATAACCCACTCATTCCCCAACTAGTTGCACATTTTCATGTGTTCTACTGTAAGATTTTaggatttatttatatatatttttatttatttaactaggcaagtgagttgagaacaaattcttatttacaatgacgtccttaGAGCATTTATTCATTATTAATCATTAGAGAATGCCATTATATTGTGCAACAGCAGTGTTAGCAtcacccagtgtttccctaacacaATGACACAGTGACTGTTGTGACAAAAGGAAGTTACTCTCCTCTATTGTATTCTCAAGTCCTTACAAAAGAAGTCTCTCTCTTTTACTATCAGTTATTTTCCTCTGTTACACACACTCTGTTTTTCTGGATAAGGCTGGATTGTATTATGTGTATCTCAttatctctcactttctctctctctctctctctctctctccgccttctCCCTTTCCATTTTCTTCCCAGCCCCTGAGGTGATTAACTATGAACCCCTGAGCGAGGCAGCCGACATTTGGTAACCATTACTACAATGTTACTCATTAGAAAAACCAAACAAAATGTCCCAGCTGCCTTGACTATCAGGGTAAATCATTTTGTGCACACAAAGtcactcatctctcttctcttctctccaggagTATTGGTGTGATAACCTACATATTGTGAGTATGCAAAACAAGTGGACCATTTTAAATGTACATACCGTAGCTACCAGTGGAggttggtgggaggagctataggaggaccgGCTAATTGTAATGTCTGTAAAgaaataaatggaacggtatcaaacatgaaaccacgtttgactcccATGCCATTTATTACAttgcagccattacaatgagcctgtcctcatatagctctgcccaccagcctcctctggtagcTACACATATTCTTTAATACCCCCCTATTCTACAGGTTGAGTGGTTTGTCCCCCTTTCAAGGAGATAATGACGAGGAGACACTAAAGAATATCGTGGGGATGATCTATGAGTTTGAAGAGAACTATTTCACGCAGACCAGCGCCATGGCCAAAGACTTTATTGAGAAACTGCTGGTCAAAGACCCAATGTAAACAAACGATCACTCATGAATTTATTAGTTTCATTGATATGGTTATTGTCTATAACCTCTGTATACCATGCAACAGTCTATTACTTAATGATGTGTGTccctcctacagagagagaatgacagcggATGAATGTCTAGTACACCCTTGGATCaaggtgagagaagagagaattgTGATTTGATTGGGGTAACTTCAATACATAAACCCAACATAAGCACATTATTGTGCTGAAGGTTTGAGTAGGAAAGCTTAAGTTGTGAGTATGATTCACACTGAAAAGCTGTGAACTGCATGTCACTTTGGATAAAGCGTCTATTAAATTAGCACGTTAATTCCTTGTTTATCAGCCCCTCACACGCAAACAGGCGGATAACAGAAGTCGGTCGTCCATTAACATGAAAAGCTTCAAGAAGTTCAACGCCAAAAGGAAATGGAAGGTGAGGCCCAGTAGTGCATCTCAATACTCCAAAGTAGCTTCCTCTTCTTTTCTCCTACCTTGTATCAGCATTAGTGTGCAGCAGTAGTCCTACAATATTGGTGAGGGGGACACCTGCTGGTCCGGACATTGTATTGCATCATATTTGCCTTTTTCTTTCCAAAGTCTTGTTTTTCTGTGGACACCTCTTTCAATACCTTTTTTaaatcctccccctctctctctctgtagatgtcATATAACATGGTGTGGGCGTGTAACAGATTATTTCGCCTGCAGTTGCAGTGTAAAAGCAGGTCCCAGGAGGACCCAGAACTggtaagagagagagcagaaaggacTGGGTCTAGACCAGGGGACATGCTGGCTTCTGCCCTGTTCTTAAAGTCTGACTAAGACCTATATAACTAGCTGTGGGTACCGTCTGGGCGATCAATAACACCAATTTTAATAAATCGTAATACACTAATCATTTATATGCCAGGGAAAGAACAAAAACTGGGAAACTACAATGAAATATTGCACCCATATTTCATCATAATGTTACAATCCCTTTATTTAACTGTTATAAATCCATTTATTATACTCTCAATATCAACATATTGATGAGGCTGTTGATATGCTTATGTCTGAATATCTCTGCAATTGTCCCCTTGTCAGAGGCA
Proteins encoded:
- the LOC115140995 gene encoding death-associated protein kinase 2-like, coding for MAQIKLQNVEDYYEIGEVLGSGHFGQVRAVLERASKVNWAGKFLKLRRSASSRLGLERKSVEREVEILQSLQHANVMALRDVFESRAEVVLIVELISGGELFDFIAEKESLSEEEAIEFLKQILMGVGFMHTKNIAHFDLKPENIMLADKTMPHPHIKIIDFGLAHRLKQGEEYRSLSGTPQYIAPEVINYEPLSEAADIWSIGVITYILLSGLSPFQGDNDEETLKNIVGMIYEFEENYFTQTSAMAKDFIEKLLVKDPIERMTADECLVHPWIKPLTRKQADNRSRSSINMKSFKKFNAKRKWKMSYNMVWACNRLFRLQLQCKSRSQEDPELRQCESDQEDTETKPASLIRRRLSSSS